From one Pontibacillus sp. HMF3514 genomic stretch:
- a CDS encoding phospholipase D-like domain-containing protein yields MKNRKWLVLMVVFSLLTTMFPTPQNSHAATTNDVVVSEIAWMGTTSSYNDEWLELYNNTGSTISLDGWTLSAADGSPDIQLSGTIPAGGYYLLERTDDTTVSEVSANLIYSGSLSNSGETLELRDDSQKVIDSVDAWYAGDNDTKATMARQDTTASGTNASNWFTSTATYAEGYGTPNAAEKGCTTTEEQLNNVSNTAGSINVYFNKCAYDQYATSGNEANYNVNLEDRLIKRINNATESIDMATYEINLPNIIDALVTKAAEGVDVRIIADAKDGSDPHYTERYRKMRLYVEQLLRGEDGTIGTSDDVHVFSDSIMFAVEDQTLREQYGLPSSVTGMEQVTVGVGNDTQSGYRLADAEQKDDGSYYSPDNQMHNKFAVVDGKWVFTGSWNFTVTGLYGSETNMQNDVLGGNTQHVVELNSTDLSDVFKTEFDEMWGSAGLTPDPAVSNYHGRKTDNTIHTVDVGGTPVDVYFSAGDDAVGQMASYVKNEADYSSYFTIFAWSDQTLVNELKYKWEGSYNDLEGSRTGFEVKGVYDESFWNQWWSASIEMTGRTASQESTNNPNIRWNNVAPVYEDNEDRKMHAKTMLIDAGYASSDPTAIVGSTNWSTNGNEINDENMLFIHNDDVTNQFLQEFYARYEAAGGMVPAQ; encoded by the coding sequence ATGAAAAACAGAAAATGGCTTGTACTTATGGTGGTTTTTAGTCTTTTAACGACGATGTTTCCAACACCACAAAATTCTCATGCAGCAACGACGAATGATGTTGTTGTAAGTGAGATAGCGTGGATGGGGACAACTTCAAGCTACAATGATGAGTGGTTAGAGCTTTATAACAACACAGGTTCAACGATTTCTCTTGATGGATGGACGTTAAGTGCAGCAGACGGTTCACCTGATATTCAACTTTCTGGAACAATTCCAGCAGGTGGGTATTATCTTCTTGAACGAACCGATGACACAACGGTATCCGAAGTTTCTGCAAATCTTATTTATTCAGGCTCCCTAAGTAACTCCGGAGAAACACTAGAATTACGCGATGATAGCCAAAAAGTGATTGATAGCGTGGATGCTTGGTATGCTGGTGATAATGATACAAAAGCAACAATGGCACGCCAAGACACAACAGCTAGTGGAACGAATGCTAGTAATTGGTTCACCTCAACTGCTACATACGCAGAAGGATACGGTACGCCAAATGCGGCAGAAAAAGGTTGCACGACTACAGAAGAGCAACTGAATAACGTATCCAACACAGCTGGCAGTATAAATGTATATTTTAACAAATGTGCTTATGATCAATATGCGACTTCAGGAAATGAAGCGAACTATAATGTGAATTTAGAGGATAGACTGATCAAGCGTATTAACAATGCAACAGAATCAATCGACATGGCAACATACGAAATCAACCTTCCAAATATCATCGATGCACTCGTTACAAAAGCAGCAGAGGGTGTAGATGTTCGTATAATAGCCGATGCGAAAGATGGAAGTGACCCACACTACACGGAACGTTATCGAAAAATGCGTCTTTACGTAGAACAGTTACTTAGAGGAGAAGATGGCACGATTGGTACAAGTGACGATGTTCATGTTTTCTCTGACTCCATTATGTTTGCCGTAGAAGATCAAACGTTACGCGAACAATATGGTTTACCTTCATCTGTAACAGGCATGGAGCAGGTAACAGTTGGAGTAGGTAATGATACGCAGTCCGGATATCGTTTAGCGGATGCTGAACAGAAGGATGATGGAAGCTACTACTCTCCTGACAACCAAATGCATAATAAATTTGCAGTCGTAGATGGAAAGTGGGTTTTCACAGGTAGTTGGAACTTCACGGTTACAGGGCTTTATGGGTCTGAAACCAATATGCAAAATGATGTACTAGGTGGAAACACGCAGCACGTAGTTGAGCTTAACTCTACGGATCTATCAGATGTATTCAAAACTGAATTTGATGAAATGTGGGGAAGTGCAGGATTAACACCTGACCCAGCTGTTTCAAACTATCACGGTAGAAAGACCGATAATACCATTCATACAGTAGATGTGGGTGGAACTCCAGTGGATGTGTATTTCTCAGCTGGAGATGACGCAGTTGGCCAAATGGCTTCTTATGTTAAAAATGAAGCGGATTACAGCAGCTACTTCACGATTTTTGCATGGAGTGATCAGACCCTAGTAAATGAATTGAAGTATAAATGGGAAGGTTCCTACAATGATCTAGAAGGTTCTCGTACAGGTTTTGAAGTGAAAGGTGTATATGATGAGAGCTTCTGGAATCAGTGGTGGTCAGCTTCAATCGAAATGACAGGACGTACTGCATCACAGGAATCTACCAATAACCCAAACATCCGGTGGAATAACGTAGCACCTGTTTATGAAGATAATGAGGACCGTAAAATGCATGCCAAAACGATGCTCATTGATGCTGGGTACGCAAGCAGTGATCCAACAGCAATCGTAGGATCTACGAATTGGAGCACGAACGGAAACGAGATTAATGATGAGAATATGTTATTTATTCATAACGATGACGTAACGAATCAGTTTTTACAAGAATTCTATGCGCGATATGAAGCGGCAGGCGGTATGGTGCCGGCACAATAA
- a CDS encoding 5'-nucleotidase C-terminal domain-containing protein, which translates to MGKVYTKLLAGAMTAVMGLAPFTAQAADEGNVEVQLLFMNDLHGKIDYESSEKDVNGDGVEDSVGGMPYLATYLEQREAENENTLLLHSGDMIGGSPLVSAYFQDEPTIEIMEAMGFDVGTLGNHEFDEGVEEMLRMINGGEHPDGTEGYDGMNFPVVAANVQYKDTKDLVIDPYTIEEIGGQKIGFIGVVTTETPEMIIKTGNENVEFTDEAEAINKYVPELQAQGVEAIVVLAHNPAFQEGETITGDAAEIAKNTDDAVDVIFAGHNHVYNNGLVDNKLIVQALDYSRAFADVDLEIDPETGDIVKKSAEIVNNIRGDVEPDQEVSEILNKYQEKVKEAKEEVVGNAAVKLDGGYAARGEVGDNALGNLIADGMVEAMDADFALMNGGGIRDVIDQGEITFGEVFAVQPFGNTLNKVELTGKDLRKVLNAQISEKYGPDVSVSGFSYTWNGKTNEVVSMKLPDGSAVKPNETYTVVVNNYMYGAEDYRLAELGENMVVGPNDLDATIEYIQSFDEPIIYEAEGRISEVTAKADENNGKDQSDKSDETTSDETTDSKANDHKYTVKSGDTLGKIGAKFGVSWKKLAEYNNIEDVRKLMSGQTLSIPVPDGNAGYEVYLVKQGDTIGKIAAKYDVNWKDLANYNKLANPHFISIGQEIKIPKN; encoded by the coding sequence ATGGGAAAGGTATATACCAAGTTGCTAGCCGGTGCCATGACAGCGGTTATGGGGCTAGCTCCATTCACAGCTCAAGCAGCTGATGAAGGGAATGTGGAGGTTCAGCTTTTATTCATGAATGACCTTCATGGAAAAATTGACTATGAATCTTCAGAAAAGGACGTAAATGGAGACGGAGTAGAGGATTCTGTTGGAGGCATGCCTTATCTTGCAACCTATCTTGAGCAACGAGAAGCAGAAAATGAAAATACGCTTCTTCTTCATTCTGGGGACATGATTGGAGGCAGTCCTTTAGTAAGTGCATATTTTCAAGATGAGCCAACTATAGAAATCATGGAGGCAATGGGCTTTGATGTAGGTACATTAGGGAACCATGAATTCGACGAAGGTGTTGAGGAGATGCTTCGCATGATTAATGGTGGCGAGCATCCGGATGGCACTGAAGGCTATGATGGCATGAACTTCCCAGTTGTTGCAGCAAATGTTCAGTATAAGGACACGAAAGATCTAGTGATTGATCCTTATACCATTGAAGAAATTGGCGGACAAAAAATTGGTTTTATTGGTGTTGTTACAACTGAAACACCGGAAATGATTATTAAAACAGGAAACGAAAATGTTGAATTCACTGATGAAGCAGAAGCCATTAACAAGTATGTTCCTGAATTACAAGCACAAGGCGTAGAAGCAATCGTTGTTTTAGCTCACAACCCAGCATTTCAAGAGGGAGAGACCATTACAGGTGACGCTGCTGAAATCGCGAAAAACACTGATGATGCGGTAGATGTGATTTTTGCTGGACACAATCACGTGTATAACAATGGTCTTGTAGACAACAAATTAATTGTACAAGCACTAGATTATAGTCGTGCTTTTGCTGACGTAGATTTAGAGATTGATCCAGAAACAGGAGATATCGTGAAAAAGTCAGCAGAAATTGTAAATAATATTCGTGGAGATGTAGAGCCAGATCAAGAGGTTTCTGAGATTTTGAACAAATATCAAGAAAAAGTAAAAGAAGCAAAAGAAGAAGTTGTCGGTAATGCAGCTGTTAAGCTGGATGGCGGCTATGCTGCTCGCGGTGAAGTGGGAGACAATGCACTAGGTAACCTTATTGCTGATGGCATGGTTGAGGCAATGGATGCTGATTTTGCGCTAATGAATGGTGGCGGAATTCGTGATGTGATTGACCAAGGTGAGATCACGTTCGGAGAGGTTTTCGCCGTTCAACCATTCGGTAACACACTAAATAAAGTTGAGCTTACAGGTAAAGACCTTCGCAAAGTGCTAAACGCACAGATTAGTGAAAAATATGGTCCAGACGTAAGTGTATCTGGTTTCTCTTACACTTGGAATGGTAAAACAAATGAAGTTGTGAGCATGAAGCTACCTGATGGATCAGCTGTAAAGCCAAATGAAACATACACGGTTGTTGTAAACAACTATATGTATGGTGCTGAAGATTATCGTTTAGCTGAACTTGGTGAAAACATGGTAGTAGGTCCAAACGACTTGGATGCAACGATCGAGTACATCCAATCCTTTGATGAGCCGATTATCTATGAAGCGGAAGGCCGTATTTCTGAAGTAACGGCAAAAGCGGATGAGAATAACGGAAAAGATCAGTCTGATAAATCTGATGAAACTACTTCTGATGAAACAACAGATTCAAAAGCAAACGATCATAAATACACGGTTAAATCAGGTGACACACTTGGCAAAATCGGTGCTAAATTCGGAGTAAGCTGGAAGAAGCTTGCCGAGTATAACAATATCGAAGACGTACGTAAGTTAATGTCTGGTCAAACGCTTTCGATCCCAGTTCCAGATGGCAATGCTGGCTATGAAGTGTACCTTGTTAAACAAGGCGATACAATCGGTAAAATTGCTGCAAAATATGATGTGAACTGGAAAGATCTAGCGAACTATAACAAGCTAGCCAACCCACACTTTATCTCAATCGGGCAAGAAATTAAAATTCCGAAGAACTAG